Proteins co-encoded in one Nitrospiria bacterium genomic window:
- the glyS gene encoding glycine--tRNA ligase subunit beta, with protein MRPARQTSKRESELLLEIGTEEIPSRVLPTALIELKEKAVRMLSEARIPADRVETFATPRRLVVRATGVPTRQVTQVTEVTGPPRSAAYAADGRPTAAAIGFAKAHGVLVDGLTIKKTEKGDYVCVVQKQPSLPSTRVLKALLPDLVSSLGFPKTMRWDGQGVRFARPIRRILALLDGRIVPFHLAGLASGNRTWGHRFMANRSFPVRNWDGYCRDLKRHHVILDPAEREQLIRQELLRFAQHKKGRMAEDPDLLSQAVFLTEEPVVMLGGFDKKYLDLPSEVPITVMKEHQGYFHLLNKNGSLLPYFLFVSNVKTQKPDLIRAGNERVLRARLEDARFYFEQDKKRTLNERRAELTGLIFHEKLGTVHQKMERIKELASGLARESGRSDGEVGRIEKAALLCKSDLLTGMVREFPSLQGVVGREYARFQGEESEVAEAISEHYFPRHADDPNPPRTITGKFLTVADRLDTLVGFFGVDLAPSGSMDPYALRRQGLGLVQVLLDEAFAGISLGKAIETSAGLYADRGVSLKKSSKSIRDGLERFLSQRMETYLRRRFGQAPRDGIGFRADLADAVLCRPFDNPLDLYLRFVALTAIQRQPDFDPLIVVFKRASRILPPGFAGAVQPEALRESAEQTLHRDYLKIEKQATEFMRKRDYLQALQALSQLRRPIDAFFDAVMVMDKDPSLQKNRLALLLGITELFSRFGDFTRVMVDEGTKAK; from the coding sequence ATGCGGCCCGCGCGTCAAACCTCAAAGCGCGAAAGCGAGTTGCTTTTGGAGATCGGGACGGAAGAAATCCCGTCGCGGGTTCTCCCGACGGCGCTCATCGAGTTGAAGGAGAAGGCCGTCCGAATGCTTTCCGAAGCGAGAATTCCGGCCGATCGGGTGGAGACATTCGCCACTCCGCGGCGTCTAGTTGTCCGCGCCACCGGCGTTCCGACACGCCAGGTGACGCAGGTCACGGAAGTGACCGGCCCGCCCCGGTCGGCGGCTTACGCGGCCGACGGACGGCCCACGGCGGCCGCGATCGGGTTTGCAAAAGCCCACGGCGTTTTGGTCGATGGCCTGACGATCAAAAAAACCGAAAAAGGGGATTACGTCTGCGTTGTTCAAAAGCAGCCGAGCCTCCCCTCGACTCGCGTCTTGAAAGCGCTGCTGCCCGACTTGGTTTCATCCTTGGGATTTCCAAAGACGATGCGGTGGGACGGGCAGGGTGTGCGATTCGCCCGCCCCATACGACGGATCCTCGCCCTGCTCGACGGGCGGATCGTTCCCTTCCATCTGGCCGGTCTCGCCAGCGGCAACCGAACGTGGGGCCATCGTTTTATGGCGAACCGGTCGTTTCCGGTGAGAAATTGGGACGGCTATTGCCGGGATCTGAAGCGACATCACGTGATCCTGGATCCGGCCGAACGCGAACAGTTGATCCGGCAGGAGCTCTTGCGGTTCGCACAGCACAAGAAAGGCCGCATGGCGGAGGATCCCGACCTGCTTTCGCAGGCCGTCTTTCTCACCGAGGAGCCGGTCGTAATGCTCGGCGGCTTTGATAAAAAATATCTCGATCTCCCCTCCGAGGTCCCGATCACGGTCATGAAGGAACACCAGGGTTATTTCCATCTTTTGAATAAAAACGGTTCGCTGCTGCCTTATTTTCTCTTTGTAAGCAACGTCAAGACCCAAAAGCCGGACCTGATCCGGGCCGGCAACGAGCGGGTTCTTCGGGCCCGGCTGGAGGACGCCCGGTTCTACTTTGAGCAGGACAAAAAGCGGACCTTGAACGAGCGCAGGGCCGAACTCACGGGGCTTATTTTTCATGAGAAGCTCGGAACCGTTCACCAAAAGATGGAGCGCATCAAGGAGCTCGCTTCCGGGTTGGCGCGCGAATCCGGCAGATCGGATGGGGAAGTCGGCCGCATTGAAAAGGCGGCCCTGCTGTGCAAATCGGATCTCCTGACCGGTATGGTGCGTGAATTTCCGAGTCTGCAGGGCGTCGTGGGCCGTGAGTACGCGCGTTTCCAAGGAGAAGAATCGGAAGTGGCCGAGGCGATCTCGGAGCATTATTTCCCGAGGCACGCCGATGACCCGAACCCGCCCCGGACGATCACGGGGAAGTTCCTGACCGTCGCCGACCGGCTCGACACGCTGGTCGGGTTTTTCGGGGTGGACCTCGCGCCCAGCGGTTCGATGGATCCTTACGCGCTCCGGCGGCAGGGTTTGGGCCTGGTTCAAGTGCTTCTGGATGAAGCCTTCGCCGGCATCTCGCTCGGAAAGGCGATTGAGACCTCGGCCGGCCTTTACGCGGATCGGGGCGTTTCCCTGAAAAAGAGCTCCAAATCGATTCGCGATGGATTGGAGCGTTTTCTTTCCCAGCGGATGGAGACCTATCTAAGGCGGCGCTTCGGCCAGGCGCCGCGGGACGGCATCGGGTTCCGCGCCGATTTAGCCGACGCGGTGCTGTGCCGTCCGTTTGACAATCCGCTCGACCTGTATCTGCGGTTCGTCGCCCTGACGGCGATTCAACGACAGCCGGATTTCGATCCGTTGATCGTGGTTTTCAAACGGGCTTCGCGCATTCTACCTCCCGGCTTTGCGGGGGCCGTTCAGCCGGAAGCGCTTCGGGAATCCGCAGAGCAAACGCTGCATCGGGACTATCTGAAGATCGAGAAACAAGCGACCGAATTCATGCGGAAACGGGATTACCTTCAGGCGCTTCAGGCGCTTTCGCAACTCCGTCGGCCGATCGATGCTTTTTTTGACGCCGTCATGGTGATGGACAAGGATCCGTCCCTCCAGAAGAATCGTTTGGCTCTCTTGCTCGGGATTACGGAGCTTTTTTCCCGATTCGGCGATTTTACGCGGGTCATGGTGGACGAAGGCACAAAAGCAAAATAA
- the ppdK gene encoding pyruvate, phosphate dikinase codes for MKQKKYVYYFGTGKAEGRGDMKDLLGGKGAGLAEMTRLGIPVPAGFTITTQACVEYFKNGKRFPKGMWEQALRNLKDVEQAMGMTFGDSERPLLVSVRSGAKASMPGMMDTVLNLGLNEQTLKGIIRRTGNERFAYDAYRRFITMFGSIVMEIKREQFEHLLDEEKKRKRAKLDTDLGAEDMKSLTARYKNLVKHETGREFPDDPFEQLKMAIDAVFNSWFGARAVTYRRLQGIPDGWGTAVNIVAMVFGNMGDTSGTGVAFTRDPSNGERRFFGECLMNAQGEDVVAGIRTPLAIEALAKTVPPAYRDLLRVFKKLERHYRDMLDLEFTIQEGKLYMLQTRVGKRTGLAAVKIAVDMVKEKLITKEEAILRVSPDQIAQYLYPIFDSQSESAARPVGRGLPAGPGAAAGKIVLTPDKAVKMREDGERVILVRRETSPDDIHGMDAAMGFLTAKGGMTSHAAVVARQMGKVCVAGCEAVEVNEAERTVKIGPATLKEGDSLSIDGFTGQVYAQDLPVVSSEVTQVIQGKMKPHQSQKYRYFATILGWADRVRRLRIRANADIPDQANIARGFGAEGIGLCRTEHMFFAEDRISIMKKMILSRTREEREQYLDKLLPLQKSDFLGLYHKMQGYPVTIRLLDPPLHEFLPKREELMVEIAGLEATRGDRALLEEKRKLLARVEELHEFNPMLGLRGCRLGITMPEITRMQVRAIMEAACEIAREGKKIVPEIMVPLVGMVTEMRAQKDLVRKTADEVIKQYGVKLKYLVGTMIELPRAAVTAGQIAKEAEFFSFGTNDMTQTTYGFSRDDAAKFIQFYMTTADLCPNCHSSEVDKKTNTCRSCGFVITEQPANIIEFDPFATLDQEGVGYLMRLAAVAGRNTRKNIKLGICGEHGGDPASIEFCHRIGLDYVSCSPYRVPIARLAAAHAVLKNDKKKKREKRI; via the coding sequence GTGAAACAGAAAAAATACGTCTACTATTTCGGGACCGGCAAGGCCGAGGGGCGCGGCGACATGAAGGACCTCCTCGGAGGCAAAGGCGCCGGCCTGGCCGAGATGACTCGCTTGGGAATACCGGTGCCGGCCGGTTTTACAATCACCACGCAGGCCTGCGTTGAGTATTTCAAAAACGGAAAGCGGTTTCCCAAAGGAATGTGGGAGCAGGCGCTTCGAAATCTCAAAGATGTCGAACAGGCGATGGGAATGACCTTCGGCGATTCCGAACGACCGTTGCTGGTCTCGGTACGATCCGGGGCCAAGGCTTCCATGCCGGGGATGATGGACACCGTGCTCAACCTGGGGTTGAACGAGCAGACCCTCAAAGGGATTATTCGACGGACCGGAAACGAACGGTTTGCCTACGACGCTTATCGCCGCTTCATCACGATGTTCGGAAGCATCGTCATGGAAATAAAACGGGAGCAGTTCGAGCATCTATTGGACGAGGAAAAGAAACGAAAGCGGGCGAAGCTGGACACCGACCTGGGCGCCGAGGACATGAAATCCCTTACGGCCCGATACAAGAATTTGGTGAAGCATGAAACGGGCCGCGAATTTCCGGACGATCCGTTCGAGCAGCTCAAGATGGCGATCGACGCCGTTTTTAATTCATGGTTCGGCGCCCGCGCCGTCACGTACCGCCGTCTCCAAGGAATCCCGGACGGCTGGGGCACCGCCGTCAACATCGTCGCGATGGTCTTCGGGAATATGGGCGACACCAGCGGAACCGGTGTTGCGTTTACGCGGGATCCTTCCAACGGCGAGCGGCGGTTTTTCGGCGAATGCCTGATGAACGCGCAGGGAGAGGACGTCGTGGCCGGAATCCGGACGCCGCTGGCGATCGAGGCCTTGGCCAAGACGGTGCCGCCGGCCTACCGGGATCTGCTGCGCGTCTTTAAGAAGTTGGAGCGCCATTACCGGGACATGTTGGACCTGGAATTCACCATTCAGGAAGGAAAGCTCTATATGCTCCAGACCCGCGTGGGAAAACGCACCGGGCTGGCGGCCGTCAAGATCGCGGTCGATATGGTGAAGGAAAAACTGATTACAAAAGAAGAGGCGATTCTTCGCGTCTCGCCCGATCAGATCGCCCAGTACCTCTATCCGATCTTCGATTCCCAATCGGAATCAGCCGCCCGTCCGGTCGGAAGGGGGCTGCCGGCCGGTCCGGGTGCGGCGGCCGGCAAGATCGTCCTGACGCCGGACAAGGCGGTGAAAATGCGGGAAGACGGCGAGCGCGTGATCCTGGTGCGGCGCGAGACCAGTCCGGACGATATTCACGGCATGGACGCGGCGATGGGATTTCTCACGGCGAAAGGCGGCATGACGTCGCATGCGGCTGTTGTGGCCCGGCAGATGGGGAAAGTCTGCGTGGCGGGGTGCGAGGCGGTCGAAGTCAACGAGGCTGAGCGGACCGTAAAGATCGGCCCGGCCACGCTTAAAGAAGGAGACTCTCTTTCGATCGACGGTTTTACGGGCCAGGTCTACGCGCAGGATCTTCCCGTCGTGTCTTCCGAGGTGACCCAGGTCATTCAGGGAAAAATGAAGCCGCATCAATCGCAGAAGTATCGTTACTTTGCCACGATCCTAGGCTGGGCCGATCGGGTCCGTCGGCTCCGCATCCGGGCGAACGCCGACATCCCGGATCAGGCCAATATCGCGAGAGGCTTCGGCGCCGAAGGGATCGGTCTGTGCCGCACGGAACATATGTTTTTTGCGGAGGACCGCATCTCCATTATGAAGAAAATGATCCTGTCCCGGACTCGCGAGGAACGGGAGCAGTATCTGGACAAACTTCTGCCGCTTCAGAAGAGCGATTTTCTCGGCCTGTATCACAAAATGCAGGGCTATCCGGTGACCATCCGGCTGCTGGATCCCCCGCTGCACGAATTCCTTCCCAAGCGCGAAGAGTTGATGGTGGAAATCGCCGGATTGGAGGCCACGCGTGGTGATCGAGCCCTACTGGAGGAAAAGCGGAAGCTCCTGGCGCGGGTGGAGGAACTGCATGAATTCAATCCGATGCTGGGCTTAAGGGGATGCCGATTGGGTATTACGATGCCCGAGATCACGCGAATGCAGGTGCGCGCCATTATGGAGGCGGCTTGCGAGATCGCGCGCGAGGGGAAAAAGATCGTTCCGGAGATCATGGTCCCGCTGGTCGGGATGGTGACCGAGATGAGGGCCCAGAAGGACCTGGTCCGAAAAACCGCGGATGAGGTCATCAAACAATACGGCGTCAAGCTCAAATACCTTGTCGGCACAATGATCGAACTGCCCCGTGCGGCCGTGACGGCCGGTCAGATTGCGAAAGAGGCCGAGTTCTTTTCCTTTGGGACAAACGACATGACCCAGACCACTTACGGATTCTCAAGGGACGACGCCGCCAAGTTCATCCAATTTTATATGACGACGGCCGATCTCTGCCCGAACTGCCACAGTTCGGAGGTCGACAAGAAAACGAACACCTGCCGTTCCTGCGGATTTGTCATTACGGAACAACCGGCCAATATCATCGAGTTCGATCCGTTTGCCACGTTGGATCAAGAGGGGGTCGGTTATCTGATGCGTCTGGCGGCCGTCGCCGGACGGAACACGCGGAAGAATATCAAACTCGGCATCTGCGGGGAGCACGGCGGCGATCCGGCCTCGATCGAGTTCTGTCATCGAATCGGCCTGGACTACGTGAGCTGCTCGCCCTACCGCGTTCCGATCGCGCGCCTGGCCGCCGCGCACGCGGTGTTGAAAAATGATAAGAAGAAAAAGAGGGAGAAGCGGATCTGA
- the ribD gene encoding bifunctional diaminohydroxyphosphoribosylaminopyrimidine deaminase/5-amino-6-(5-phosphoribosylamino)uracil reductase RibD — MSKNPLTADETFMRRALELAERAAGRTSPNPMVGAVVVKSGRIVAEGHHRRAGGPHAEAVALRKAGPRATGATLYLNLEPCCHLDKRTPPCVPFIIKRRIRRIVIGMRDPNPKVNGRGIAMLRRARVQVVEGVLRREALRLNEVYVKYVTTGRPFVISKTAMSLDGKIASEQGSATRITGEKARREGHRLRNGSDAVLVGINTVLTDDPRLSTRLPKIKGRDAVRVVVDSTLKIPPTARLLTQKSCAGTILATTRRAHPDRVRAIEWAGATVWIVKDQNGRVSLPELMSRLGEIGITSVLIEGGGELNASALRSGIVDKLVWFIAPIVVGRKDAVGVVDGPVTDGPGEVLPIRDLSMTRVGDDFMLEGYL; from the coding sequence ATGTCGAAAAATCCTCTTACAGCAGATGAGACCTTCATGCGCCGGGCGCTGGAATTGGCGGAACGGGCGGCGGGCCGGACGAGCCCCAATCCGATGGTCGGAGCCGTCGTGGTCAAGTCCGGACGGATCGTCGCCGAAGGGCATCACCGCCGGGCGGGCGGACCGCATGCCGAGGCCGTCGCCTTGAGAAAGGCCGGTCCCCGGGCCACGGGCGCCACGCTCTATCTGAACCTCGAACCCTGCTGCCATCTCGATAAACGCACCCCGCCCTGTGTTCCGTTCATCATCAAACGTCGGATCCGAAGAATCGTCATCGGGATGCGGGACCCCAATCCCAAGGTGAACGGAAGGGGGATCGCGATGCTGCGGCGAGCAAGGGTTCAAGTCGTGGAAGGGGTCTTAAGACGGGAAGCGTTACGGCTCAACGAGGTTTATGTCAAGTACGTGACGACCGGCCGGCCGTTCGTGATCTCGAAAACCGCGATGAGCCTGGACGGAAAGATCGCCTCTGAGCAAGGTTCCGCCACGCGGATCACGGGGGAGAAAGCCCGGAGGGAAGGACATCGTCTCCGAAATGGGTCGGACGCCGTTCTGGTTGGAATCAATACCGTTCTGACGGATGATCCGCGGCTTTCGACCCGCCTTCCCAAAATAAAAGGACGCGACGCGGTCCGCGTCGTTGTGGACAGCACATTGAAGATTCCTCCCACCGCTCGTCTATTGACGCAGAAATCATGCGCCGGAACCATCCTGGCTACGACCCGCCGTGCCCATCCGGACCGGGTACGGGCGATCGAGTGGGCGGGCGCGACGGTCTGGATCGTCAAGGATCAGAACGGTCGTGTCAGCCTTCCGGAGCTGATGAGTCGATTGGGCGAAATCGGGATCACCAGCGTTCTGATCGAAGGCGGGGGCGAGTTGAACGCCTCGGCCCTTCGTTCCGGCATCGTGGACAAACTCGTCTGGTTCATCGCGCCGATCGTCGTCGGACGCAAAGACGCCGTCGGCGTCGTGGATGGACCGGTGACCGACGGGCCGGGAGAAGTCCTCCCGATCCGTGACCTTTCGATGACGCGGGTCGGCGATGATTTCATGCTGGAGGGGTATCTGTGA
- a CDS encoding complex I NDUFA9 subunit family protein, which yields MKIFVTGGTGFVGREIVRQLHGVGHKVRCLVRDAERARRLLPPDVELYSGDLNDSQGLAAGVKECQAVIHLVGIIVEKGRSTFERIHVQGTEDLLKATAEARIRRFIHMSALGSRPNAPSRYHQTKYRGEQAVIQSGLDWTIFRPSVVFGPGDQFVNLLARIIQSAPVVPVIGRGESRIQPISVRNVASCFALAVGNQLSYRKIYELGGPRRLTYNQIYQIIARVLDKKKKAVHIPVPWVKPGALISEWLLPNPPITREQLIMLQEDNICDPTDAVQDFGLELQDFEEGVREFVKP from the coding sequence GTGAAGATCTTCGTGACCGGCGGCACGGGGTTTGTCGGCCGGGAGATTGTCCGCCAGCTTCATGGAGTCGGACACAAGGTCCGCTGCTTGGTCCGGGATGCCGAGCGGGCCAGGCGCCTTCTGCCGCCTGACGTCGAGTTGTATTCGGGGGATCTGAACGATTCGCAGGGACTGGCGGCCGGTGTGAAAGAATGCCAGGCCGTGATTCATCTGGTCGGGATCATCGTCGAGAAAGGACGATCGACGTTTGAGCGAATTCACGTTCAGGGAACAGAGGACCTTTTAAAAGCGACGGCGGAGGCCCGGATTCGGCGGTTCATTCATATGAGCGCGTTGGGCAGTCGTCCCAACGCGCCCAGCCGTTACCATCAAACCAAATATCGAGGAGAGCAGGCCGTGATCCAGAGCGGTCTGGACTGGACCATTTTTCGTCCTTCGGTGGTCTTCGGACCCGGAGATCAATTTGTTAACCTCCTCGCCCGCATCATCCAATCCGCTCCGGTCGTCCCGGTCATCGGTCGGGGGGAGTCCCGAATCCAGCCGATCAGCGTCCGGAATGTGGCCTCCTGTTTTGCATTGGCGGTTGGAAATCAATTGAGCTACCGAAAGATTTACGAGCTCGGTGGACCCCGGCGTTTGACCTACAACCAGATCTATCAAATCATCGCCCGTGTTCTCGACAAAAAGAAAAAAGCCGTCCACATCCCCGTTCCTTGGGTCAAACCGGGGGCGTTGATCTCGGAATGGCTGTTGCCGAATCCGCCGATTACACGGGAGCAGTTGATCATGCTGCAGGAAGACAATATCTGCGATCCGACCGATGCGGTACAAGACTTCGGCTTGGAACTGCAGGATTTTGAGGAAGGGGTTCGGGAATTTGTGAAACCGTAG
- a CDS encoding MFS transporter: MAKTDFGSSFRLLCLIGFLAFVSYDLIRSPLLPLFAERLGARPEAIGLIVGASTLTGVLLKLPAGTLSDLLGRRRLLFIGLSAFALAPYFYFGVNQVWQLVLLRTFHGLATAVFAPVAMAIVADLFREGRGEALSWYASFSQAGRLSGRMIGGYLLVWSGFQQIFSVCAVIGVVLIVLFVMLKLPDDRSSISVRHESVSALFQGLRELGRDHRVLVTSGMEAILMTASGSLMAFLPLYGIRVGLNAGEVGLLFGMMGIASILAKPVMGRLSDRIGRQPPIIAGQIICAAAMFFLPWTKGLLGLLFLSLIFGFGEAVIGSSTSAMVTDLCKRESLGSAMGVFGTIMDIGHAGGPILTGLMIGLSGYTSAFSVIGGLLLGMTILFAASVRQA, translated from the coding sequence ATGGCCAAAACCGATTTCGGATCATCCTTCCGCCTCCTCTGTCTCATCGGGTTTCTTGCATTCGTCAGCTATGATTTGATTCGATCCCCGCTGCTTCCGCTTTTTGCGGAGCGGCTCGGAGCCCGTCCGGAAGCGATCGGTTTGATCGTGGGTGCCTCAACCCTAACCGGCGTCCTGCTCAAGCTTCCGGCGGGGACCTTGTCGGATCTCCTCGGCCGTCGTCGGCTCCTCTTTATCGGGCTGTCGGCCTTTGCTCTCGCTCCCTATTTCTATTTTGGAGTGAACCAAGTCTGGCAGCTCGTGCTCCTTAGAACGTTTCACGGTCTGGCCACGGCGGTCTTCGCTCCGGTGGCGATGGCCATCGTGGCGGACCTGTTTCGTGAAGGACGGGGCGAGGCCCTGAGCTGGTATGCCTCCTTCAGCCAGGCCGGCCGGCTGTCGGGGCGGATGATCGGCGGATACCTCCTCGTCTGGTCCGGATTCCAGCAGATCTTTTCGGTCTGCGCCGTTATCGGTGTCGTTTTGATCGTCCTGTTTGTGATGCTGAAGCTTCCGGATGATCGATCGTCGATATCGGTACGACACGAATCCGTCTCGGCTCTTTTCCAAGGACTCCGGGAACTGGGGCGCGATCATCGGGTGCTCGTGACAAGCGGGATGGAGGCGATTTTGATGACCGCCTCGGGCTCCCTGATGGCTTTTCTTCCATTGTATGGGATCCGTGTCGGACTGAATGCCGGAGAGGTCGGGCTTTTATTCGGCATGATGGGAATCGCTTCGATTTTGGCCAAGCCCGTCATGGGCCGTCTCTCGGATCGCATCGGCCGTCAACCGCCGATCATAGCGGGCCAAATCATCTGCGCGGCCGCCATGTTTTTCCTCCCATGGACGAAAGGACTCCTCGGTCTCCTTTTCCTATCGTTGATTTTCGGTTTCGGAGAGGCCGTGATCGGATCATCCACTTCCGCGATGGTGACGGATCTATGCAAACGGGAGTCTCTGGGGTCCGCGATGGGCGTTTTCGGAACGATCATGGATATCGGCCATGCCGGCGGACCGATCCTCACCGGCTTGATGATCGGGCTTTCCGGCTACACAAGCGCCTTCAGCGTGATTGGGGGTCTCCTTTTAGGGATGACCATCCTGTTCGCCGCGTCGGTCCGGCAGGCTTGA
- a CDS encoding DUF2892 domain-containing protein — translation MKKNVGGLDRLFRLSVGFASAAFAYTADDMALRLLLGLVAVLGIGTGLLGYCPIHAMLGFNTAERKGK, via the coding sequence ATGAAGAAGAACGTCGGGGGTCTTGACCGTCTTTTCCGATTGTCCGTCGGTTTCGCATCGGCCGCTTTCGCTTACACGGCCGATGATATGGCGCTTCGCCTGCTGTTGGGACTCGTGGCCGTGCTTGGAATCGGAACGGGCCTTCTCGGCTACTGTCCGATTCATGCCATGCTGGGATTTAACACGGCCGAAAGAAAGGGGAAGTAG
- a CDS encoding geranylgeranyl reductase family protein yields MIHDTIIIGTGPAGSTAAFELARRGYRVLALEKKSHPRYKVCGGGLSARLDHLLGRQYHATVEKTVTRLVMTCNGKTPFEISFDAPLAYMTMRSRFDAHLMHQAQEAGCELRENEPAVELTALENSILVRTSNGDYEARTVIGADGAPSRVAKTLFPNNAALLGAGLESEAAPAPGRSWSGDSVLIDIGIIRQGYAWVFPKSDHLSSGVATFHRTRLDLRFHYDQLVRAQPVLPASQQEQTAGHLIPLFSPKTVSLVGHRAVLVGDAAGMVDPFLGEGIYYAVWSGRLAAEAIAGFMKRETPLARYGETVRNEIYPELHAASRIASLVYRFPRLLFNLTADHPQWLKEYGKVLQGRLNYRGLWKRGLDPRNWIKRL; encoded by the coding sequence ATGATTCATGATACCATCATCATCGGAACCGGTCCGGCCGGATCCACCGCGGCTTTTGAACTGGCCCGCCGCGGCTATCGTGTGCTCGCCCTGGAGAAGAAAAGCCATCCCCGATACAAGGTCTGCGGGGGGGGATTGTCGGCTCGACTCGACCATCTGCTCGGACGACAATATCATGCAACGGTAGAGAAGACCGTCACGCGACTGGTGATGACCTGTAACGGCAAAACGCCCTTCGAGATCTCCTTCGACGCGCCGTTGGCGTACATGACCATGAGGAGCCGGTTCGATGCCCACTTGATGCACCAGGCCCAAGAGGCAGGATGTGAACTTCGCGAGAACGAGCCGGCCGTGGAATTAACCGCTCTGGAAAATTCGATCCTCGTGAGAACATCCAACGGAGACTACGAAGCACGCACGGTCATTGGAGCGGATGGGGCCCCCAGCCGGGTGGCCAAAACCCTCTTCCCCAATAATGCCGCGCTTTTGGGGGCGGGCCTGGAAAGCGAAGCGGCTCCGGCGCCCGGTCGATCCTGGTCCGGCGATTCCGTTCTCATTGATATCGGCATCATCCGACAGGGCTACGCCTGGGTCTTTCCTAAATCGGATCATCTTTCAAGCGGAGTGGCTACGTTCCACCGGACCCGGCTAGACCTCCGCTTCCATTACGACCAACTCGTCCGGGCTCAGCCCGTGCTTCCAGCGTCTCAACAAGAGCAGACGGCCGGTCATCTCATTCCGCTTTTTTCACCAAAAACAGTATCCCTCGTCGGCCACCGTGCCGTCCTGGTTGGGGATGCGGCCGGAATGGTGGATCCTTTCCTGGGAGAAGGAATTTATTACGCCGTTTGGAGCGGCCGGTTGGCGGCTGAGGCTATCGCAGGTTTCATGAAAAGGGAAACGCCGTTGGCCCGCTACGGTGAGACGGTCCGGAATGAAATCTATCCCGAACTTCATGCCGCTTCCAGAATCGCCTCCCTCGTCTATCGCTTTCCCCGCCTGCTTTTTAATCTGACGGCCGATCATCCCCAATGGCTTAAGGAATACGGAAAGGTGCTCCAGGGCCGGTTGAATTACCGTGGTCTGTGGAAGCGGGGTCTCGATCCACGCAACTGGATCAAAAGGTTGTAA
- a CDS encoding diguanylate cyclase — protein sequence MKLGIREKLLGSFLAFSVIFIVCLGIILLEVQDIEVRMGDVQREAHKVELTDHLQLLLHMFLQPANNYLISGDVKERDNFDQLSNEISQIIKELQTYHGDHRWEMLSGALNHDVLRLSEMLVTILFTDRPVGNPRDAQLIQEATVFSGSLIKKADAFHDLSEQEMLRMVHDAQSRSERVNFVFYGSLGTTVLFFILLSIYLSRSVIRPILDLHRGAQTVGQGNLDYRLTIKTKDEIENLAGEFNQMVESISSMKKDLDKKIELTQQLAITDSLTGLYNRRFFMEKLSEEVKRNERFNHPISIILVDVDDFKVYNDTHGHLTGDDLLRSLAVILKKHVRSVDFVCRIGGEEFMVILPETNHTAALKIAEGLRQAVEQYPFAHEEMQPSGKLTISLGVATSVKGEKDLLKLIKSADDALYHAKRTGKNKIGMLS from the coding sequence GTGAAGCTCGGCATTCGGGAAAAGTTGCTCGGATCGTTTCTCGCGTTCAGCGTTATTTTTATCGTCTGCTTGGGCATTATTCTGCTGGAGGTGCAAGACATCGAGGTGAGGATGGGAGACGTCCAGCGAGAAGCGCACAAGGTCGAGTTGACGGATCATCTCCAGTTGCTCCTCCACATGTTCCTTCAGCCGGCCAACAATTATCTGATCTCGGGCGATGTCAAGGAAAGGGATAATTTCGACCAATTGAGCAACGAGATATCTCAGATCATTAAAGAACTCCAAACGTATCACGGAGACCATCGATGGGAAATGTTGTCCGGCGCGCTGAACCACGATGTTCTCCGGTTGAGCGAGATGCTGGTCACAATTTTGTTTACGGATCGGCCCGTTGGAAACCCGCGGGACGCGCAGTTGATTCAAGAGGCGACCGTTTTTTCAGGGAGTTTGATTAAAAAAGCGGACGCGTTTCATGATCTTTCCGAACAAGAAATGCTTCGAATGGTTCACGACGCACAATCCAGGAGTGAGAGGGTTAATTTCGTTTTCTATGGAAGCTTGGGAACGACCGTGCTTTTTTTTATTTTGCTCTCGATCTACCTTTCGCGGTCCGTGATCCGGCCGATCTTGGATCTCCATCGGGGCGCGCAGACCGTCGGTCAGGGCAACCTGGATTACCGATTGACGATCAAGACCAAAGATGAAATTGAAAATCTGGCCGGTGAATTCAATCAGATGGTAGAATCCATCTCCAGCATGAAGAAAGATCTCGATAAAAAAATCGAGCTGACCCAGCAACTGGCCATCACCGATTCATTGACGGGTCTGTACAATCGCCGCTTTTTCATGGAGAAATTAAGTGAGGAGGTCAAACGAAACGAGAGGTTCAACCATCCCATCTCCATTATTCTTGTGGATGTCGACGATTTTAAGGTTTACAACGATACCCACGGGCACTTGACCGGGGACGATTTGTTAAGAAGCCTGGCGGTGATTTTGAAGAAACACGTCCGGAGCGTGGACTTCGTCTGCCGAATCGGCGGAGAAGAATTCATGGTGATCCTTCCCGAAACAAACCACACCGCCGCTCTGAAAATTGCAGAGGGGTTGAGACAGGCGGTGGAGCAGTACCCGTTCGCCCATGAAGAGATGCAACCGTCCGGAAAACTGACGATCAGTCTGGGCGTCGCCACCAGCGTGAAGGGGGAAAAAGATCTGCTGAAACTGATCAAGTCGGCGGATGACGCCCTTTATCATGCGAAGAGGACGGGCAAGAACAAGATCGGAATGCTCAGTTGA